In a single window of the Candidatus Zixiibacteriota bacterium genome:
- a CDS encoding GIY-YIG nuclease family protein, which produces MSKEFFPPRPDSNPTIYAYEDTNPQYDGLLKVGYTTVDVQGRVAQQYPTKKPGKPPYKIVLEESAMRNDGTAFTDHDVHRSLKSAGVKNPDGEWFKCTVDDVRAAVVAVRTGEWNEGNRTLDFTMRPEQKAAVEKTAAYLKSAQKDDPDKTPHFLWNAKMRFGKTFAAYRLAKKMNWRKVLVLTFKPAVRNAWEDDLKQHIDFKGWQFIKPGGLSYEEADKKKPLVYFGSFQDHLGKNKSTGGIKTKNEWVHTTHWDCVILDEYHYGAWRESAKDLFEAEDKKEVEFGEGEGIEYFDEEIMPITTNGYLYLSGTPFRAITSGEFIEEQIFNWTYSDEQRAKQDWQDEDNPYASLPRMVLMTYQMPDDIKDIAMQGEYDEFDLNVFFSAEGTGENAKFKYQDEVQKWLDLIRGAFQAATIDNLKLGAKKPPMPFSDVRLLNVLSHTFWFLPSVASCYAMRKLLWKKQNRFYRDYQVIVAAGRAAGIGVDALPPVLDAMDDPLQTKTITLSCGKLTTGVTVRPWTGIFMLRNSSTPETYFQAAFRVQSPWTLMNPDNATPNREDIVKRECYVLDFAPDRALRQIQEYSCRLNVDESNPEKKVEEFISFLPVLAYDGSSMKQIDAASILDIAMSGTSATLLARRWESALLVNVDNDTLKRLMANEQAMNALMGIEGFRNLNQDIETIINKSDAVKKTRKEKNDEELTKKEKKELTEEEKEYKSKRKQIQEKLIKFATRVPIFMYLTDYRERCLKDVITQLEPGLFKKVTRLSVKDFELLVSLGVFNSARMNDAVYKFKRYEDASLSYTGINKHEGEDIGLFDTVLSPEDQAVFENVESVQ; this is translated from the coding sequence ATGAGTAAAGAGTTTTTTCCACCACGGCCTGACTCTAATCCGACCATCTACGCCTACGAAGATACAAATCCTCAATATGATGGCCTCTTGAAAGTGGGTTACACTACAGTGGATGTTCAAGGTCGTGTGGCGCAGCAGTATCCGACTAAGAAACCCGGCAAGCCACCCTACAAGATTGTGCTCGAAGAGTCGGCAATGCGCAATGACGGCACGGCCTTTACCGATCATGACGTGCATCGTTCCCTGAAAAGCGCGGGAGTGAAAAACCCAGACGGCGAGTGGTTCAAGTGTACTGTAGATGATGTCAGGGCAGCGGTGGTTGCGGTGCGGACGGGGGAATGGAACGAGGGAAATCGCACGCTCGATTTCACTATGCGCCCCGAGCAAAAAGCGGCTGTGGAAAAGACTGCGGCTTATCTCAAGAGTGCCCAAAAGGACGACCCTGACAAAACACCGCATTTCTTGTGGAACGCGAAGATGCGCTTCGGCAAGACCTTTGCCGCCTATCGATTGGCAAAAAAGATGAATTGGCGGAAGGTGCTGGTTCTAACTTTCAAACCAGCGGTGCGGAATGCCTGGGAAGACGATTTGAAGCAACACATTGATTTCAAGGGCTGGCAGTTCATCAAGCCCGGCGGCCTGAGCTACGAAGAGGCCGACAAGAAGAAGCCGTTAGTCTATTTTGGATCGTTTCAGGACCATCTGGGGAAGAACAAAAGCACGGGTGGCATCAAGACCAAGAACGAATGGGTCCATACGACCCACTGGGATTGCGTGATTCTCGACGAGTACCACTACGGCGCCTGGCGCGAAAGCGCCAAGGATCTGTTCGAGGCGGAGGACAAGAAGGAGGTCGAATTCGGCGAGGGGGAAGGCATTGAGTATTTTGACGAAGAGATCATGCCGATCACGACGAACGGTTATCTTTATCTCTCCGGTACGCCGTTCCGAGCTATTACATCAGGGGAGTTCATCGAGGAGCAGATTTTCAACTGGACCTATTCAGATGAACAACGGGCCAAGCAGGATTGGCAGGATGAAGACAACCCTTATGCGTCGCTCCCCCGAATGGTCTTGATGACGTATCAAATGCCCGATGACATTAAAGACATCGCTATGCAGGGGGAATACGACGAGTTTGACCTAAATGTATTCTTCTCCGCAGAAGGAACCGGCGAGAACGCGAAGTTCAAATATCAGGATGAAGTGCAGAAGTGGCTGGATTTGATTCGAGGCGCTTTTCAGGCTGCAACAATCGATAATCTGAAGTTAGGGGCGAAGAAACCACCTATGCCTTTTTCAGATGTCCGGTTGCTTAATGTATTGTCCCACACCTTCTGGTTTCTGCCGAGTGTAGCTTCGTGTTATGCCATGCGGAAACTGCTGTGGAAGAAACAGAATCGCTTTTATCGTGACTATCAGGTAATAGTTGCGGCAGGGCGTGCCGCCGGGATTGGTGTTGACGCTCTACCCCCTGTCCTGGATGCAATGGACGACCCTCTGCAGACGAAGACTATCACTCTATCATGCGGGAAGCTGACTACCGGAGTGACGGTGAGGCCGTGGACTGGAATATTCATGCTGCGCAATTCATCTACCCCGGAGACCTATTTTCAAGCTGCCTTCCGTGTTCAATCCCCGTGGACATTGATGAACCCTGATAACGCAACGCCGAACCGCGAGGATATTGTCAAAAGAGAATGTTATGTTCTCGATTTTGCGCCGGACCGGGCATTGCGACAGATTCAAGAGTACAGTTGCCGCCTAAATGTCGATGAGTCGAACCCCGAGAAAAAGGTAGAGGAGTTTATCAGCTTCCTGCCAGTGCTGGCCTATGACGGAAGTTCCATGAAGCAGATTGATGCCGCAAGCATTCTGGATATAGCCATGAGTGGAACCTCTGCGACACTTCTTGCACGACGATGGGAAAGTGCCCTGCTGGTAAACGTGGATAACGATACTCTGAAGCGACTCATGGCCAACGAACAGGCAATGAATGCGCTAATGGGTATTGAGGGATTCAGAAATCTCAATCAGGATATAGAGACCATCATCAACAAATCGGACGCTGTGAAAAAGACACGGAAAGAAAAGAACGACGAGGAACTGACTAAGAAAGAGAAAAAGGAACTCACTGAAGAGGAAAAGGAATACAAAAGCAAGCGTAAGCAGATTCAGGAAAAGCTGATCAAGTTTGCCACCCGCGTGCCGATTTTCATGTATCTGACCGATTACCGAGAGCGATGCCTCAAAGATGTGATTACGCAACTGGAGCCAGGACTGTTCAAGAAGGTAACTCGTTTGAGCGTGAAGGACTTTGAATTACTGGTCAGTCTCGGAGTCTTTAACAGCGCAAGGATGAATGACGCAGTCTATAAGTTCAAACGATACGAAGATGCCAGTCTGAGCTACACGGGCATCAATAAGCACGAGGGCGAAGATATTGGTCTCTTCGACACTGTTCTGAGCCCCGAAGACCAGGCGGTCTTTGAGAATGTGGAGTCAGTTCAATGA